A single window of Methylacidimicrobium sp. AP8 DNA harbors:
- a CDS encoding sorbosone dehydrogenase family protein — translation MNLWSPRRFRSLFSAALALPIAAVLSARAAEIFTEPFTPTPISIRLADLPKPFATPSAAYEPPIVPPPRRPSLRLPAGFQVSVFARDLEGPRWLALTPEGGVLVAESDAGRIRLFEGPGEDGGAEHSSVFATPENGLHLPFGMVFVGDRFLVANTDSILSFPYRRGQRRLGGRGERIASFPGGGHWTRALALSPDERWLYVSIGSRSNVDVEPPPRASVMRIPLPKGKPELFASGLRNPVGLAFEPNTGTLYTVVNERDELGDDLVPDYLTRIRQGDFFGWPYAYLSPRLLDPRLLVHHRVQKPNLVDTTRTPDVLFQAHSAPLGLAFPSGKAQFPERYLHGAFVALHGSWNRSAPTGYKIVFVPFGQNYRPLGFYEDFLTGFLTEGEHPKTWGRPVGLLFLPDGSLLFSDDANGVIYRITYEKDADS, via the coding sequence ATGAACCTCTGGTCCCCACGTCGCTTCCGCTCGCTATTTTCGGCAGCGCTAGCCCTTCCTATCGCCGCCGTCCTTTCCGCCCGCGCCGCAGAGATCTTTACCGAACCGTTCACGCCTACCCCGATTTCCATCCGCCTGGCCGATCTTCCCAAGCCCTTCGCCACGCCGAGCGCCGCCTATGAGCCTCCGATCGTGCCTCCGCCCAGACGGCCTTCCCTCCGGCTGCCGGCCGGCTTTCAGGTATCCGTCTTCGCCCGCGACCTCGAGGGCCCCCGATGGCTGGCGCTCACCCCGGAGGGTGGGGTCCTCGTGGCCGAATCCGACGCAGGCCGAATCCGCCTCTTCGAAGGACCGGGGGAAGACGGGGGTGCGGAGCACAGCTCGGTTTTCGCCACTCCGGAAAACGGCCTGCATCTCCCGTTCGGAATGGTTTTCGTCGGCGACCGGTTCCTCGTGGCCAACACCGACTCGATCCTCTCCTTCCCCTACCGGCGGGGCCAACGGCGGCTGGGAGGCCGTGGCGAGCGCATCGCTTCCTTTCCGGGAGGCGGGCATTGGACCCGGGCGCTCGCCCTCTCCCCGGACGAGCGTTGGCTGTATGTCTCCATCGGCTCTCGCAGCAACGTCGACGTGGAGCCGCCTCCACGGGCTTCGGTAATGAGGATTCCTCTGCCCAAAGGGAAGCCGGAGCTCTTCGCTTCGGGCCTGCGCAACCCGGTCGGCCTCGCTTTCGAGCCGAACACCGGCACGCTCTATACGGTCGTCAACGAACGGGACGAACTCGGGGATGATCTCGTGCCCGACTATTTGACGCGGATTCGGCAAGGGGATTTTTTCGGTTGGCCTTATGCCTATCTTTCCCCCCGTCTCCTCGATCCCCGGCTGCTCGTCCACCACCGCGTGCAGAAGCCGAACCTAGTTGATACCACCCGCACCCCGGACGTGCTCTTCCAAGCGCACTCGGCGCCGCTCGGCTTAGCGTTTCCCTCGGGCAAAGCGCAATTTCCGGAGCGATATCTTCACGGCGCCTTCGTGGCCCTGCACGGCTCCTGGAATCGCAGCGCGCCCACAGGCTACAAGATCGTCTTCGTTCCGTTCGGACAGAATTATCGGCCGCTGGGCTTTTACGAAGACTTTCTTACCGGATTTTTAACCGAAGGCGAGCACCCCAAGACCTGGGGAAGGCCGGTCGGCCTTCTCTTCCTCCCCGACGGCAGCCTCCTCTTCTCCGACGACGCCAACGGCGTTATCTACCGAATTACTTATGAAAAGGATGCCGACTCGTAA
- a CDS encoding YbhB/YbcL family Raf kinase inhibitor-like protein, translating into MKLSSPSFSDGHPLPRACGYREENQNPELRISRVPGGTRSLALIMEDPDAPGGTFVHWLVWNLPPTTVKLLPGKLPSEARTGRNDFGNDRYDGPAPPSGTHRYFFRLFALDERLALAPGAGRRELEEAMRGHVLDEASLMGTFAAGGS; encoded by the coding sequence ATGAAACTTAGCTCTCCCTCCTTTTCCGACGGTCATCCGCTGCCCCGCGCCTGCGGTTATCGGGAAGAAAATCAAAATCCCGAGCTTCGGATCTCCCGTGTCCCCGGCGGCACGCGGTCGCTCGCCCTTATCATGGAGGATCCCGACGCCCCCGGCGGCACCTTCGTCCACTGGCTCGTCTGGAATCTGCCTCCGACCACAGTCAAGCTTCTTCCGGGCAAGCTGCCTTCTGAAGCCCGCACCGGACGCAACGACTTCGGAAACGACCGTTACGACGGGCCGGCCCCCCCGAGCGGAACTCACCGCTACTTCTTTCGGCTCTTTGCGCTCGACGAACGTCTCGCGCTGGCTCCGGGCGCCGGCCGCCGGGAGCTGGAAGAAGCCATGAGAGGACACGTCCTTGACGAAGCCTCCTTGATGGGAACGTTCGCGGCGGGCGGCAGCTGA
- a CDS encoding DUF4242 domain-containing protein, whose protein sequence is MPRYLIEREIPGAGKLSPQELAGISAKSCSILNEMGSQIQWLHSYVTDDKIYCVYLAPSEQAIREHAQKGGFPADRISEIRDLISPYSARSA, encoded by the coding sequence ATGCCACGCTACCTTATTGAACGAGAAATCCCCGGCGCCGGAAAACTCTCTCCCCAGGAGCTCGCGGGAATTTCCGCCAAGTCGTGTTCGATTCTGAACGAGATGGGCTCGCAGATCCAGTGGCTACACAGCTACGTCACCGACGACAAGATCTACTGTGTCTACCTGGCTCCCAGCGAGCAAGCCATCCGCGAGCATGCCCAGAAAGGCGGATTCCCCGCCGATCGGATCTCCGAGATCCGGGACCTGATCAGCCCTTATTCCGCACGTTCGGCTTAG
- a CDS encoding ribonucleoside-diphosphate reductase subunit alpha, which translates to MISLEDPWQMELIGIDPLPKKTFTVRKRNGTVVAFEPERISWAIERAFRAEQGVPAEKGLSEETRQAVEKVARAVVRRAVAAAVAGETLEVELIQDWVEAALMEAGYHSVARRYILYRAERRRARTLRAATLSGTAPLTFVLRCGERVPLDPEGLRRELEDACRGLEDRCSWESLAEETLRSLYDGVTEEEIDQAMILAARSRVEREPAYTYVAARLLLAKIYREVLPEIRAREELEAVHRKFFPISVRHGVDVGRLSPDLLGFDLEKLAGALRFERDRNFTYMGLQTVYDRYLLHHEERRIETPQYFWMRVAMGLALAEKENREERAIEFYELLSSFLFLSSTPTLFNAGTRHPQLSSCYLLTVSDDLDGIFQVISDNARLSKWAGGLGNDWTNVRATGSLIRGTNGRSQGVIPFLKVANDTAVAVNQGGKRKGALCAYLETWHLDIEDFLELRRNTGDERRRTPDMNTANWIPDLFMKRVAEGGNWTLFSPSDVPDLHDLYGKAFERRYCEYEAMADRGEIRNFRRVAAVALWRKMLTMLFETGHPWITFKDPCNIRSPQDHVGVIHNSNLCTEITLNTSADETAVCNLGSINLAAHVKDGELDEDRLAKTIRVAVRMLDNVIDINFYPTPAARNSNLRHRPVGLGLMGFQDALYRLKIPYGSQEAVEFADRTMESIAYHALLASSDLAKERGAYATFRGSKWDRGLLPIDTLSLLEEERGGYLEVDRTVRKDWEKVRAAIRRNGLRNSNLLAIAPTATISNICGVSQSIEPTYKNLFVKSNLSGDFTTINSYLVEELKQAGLWDQEMVDDLKFYDGSVLPIERIPREIKERYLTAFELDPYWLIECASRRQKWIDMAQSLNLYIAEPNGKKLSDMYLLAWRKGLKTTYYLRAVAATSVEKSTLDINARGLQPRWMKSVSPSSRVRIERAAEERNGRACSLDNPECESCQ; encoded by the coding sequence ATGATTTCCCTGGAAGACCCCTGGCAGATGGAGTTGATCGGCATCGATCCTCTCCCGAAGAAGACCTTCACGGTTCGGAAGCGGAACGGCACGGTCGTCGCGTTCGAGCCCGAGCGCATCTCTTGGGCCATCGAACGAGCGTTTCGCGCCGAACAGGGAGTGCCGGCGGAAAAAGGCCTCTCGGAAGAGACAAGACAGGCGGTGGAGAAGGTGGCGCGGGCCGTGGTGCGGCGCGCCGTCGCCGCGGCCGTCGCCGGAGAGACGCTCGAAGTCGAATTGATCCAAGATTGGGTGGAGGCGGCTCTCATGGAAGCGGGCTACCACTCGGTGGCCCGGCGCTACATCCTTTACCGGGCGGAACGCCGGAGGGCCCGCACGTTGCGCGCGGCGACCCTATCCGGCACGGCTCCGCTTACCTTCGTGCTGCGATGCGGCGAACGGGTTCCCTTGGATCCGGAAGGCCTCAGGAGGGAGCTCGAGGATGCCTGTCGGGGCCTAGAGGATCGCTGCTCGTGGGAGAGCTTGGCCGAAGAAACGCTGCGGAGCCTGTACGATGGAGTAACCGAAGAAGAGATCGACCAGGCGATGATTCTGGCCGCCCGCTCCCGAGTGGAGCGGGAGCCGGCCTATACCTATGTCGCGGCACGGCTCCTGTTGGCCAAGATCTATCGGGAAGTCTTGCCCGAGATCCGCGCACGCGAAGAGCTGGAGGCGGTGCACAGGAAGTTCTTCCCGATCTCCGTCCGCCACGGCGTCGACGTCGGCCGACTTTCGCCCGATCTATTGGGCTTCGATCTCGAAAAGTTGGCCGGTGCCCTCCGGTTCGAGCGCGACCGGAACTTTACGTACATGGGCCTGCAGACCGTATACGATCGCTACCTGCTCCACCACGAGGAGCGGAGGATCGAGACTCCGCAATACTTCTGGATGCGTGTGGCGATGGGGCTCGCCCTTGCCGAGAAGGAGAATCGCGAAGAGCGCGCTATCGAGTTCTACGAGCTGCTCTCCTCCTTTTTGTTCCTTTCTTCGACGCCGACCCTATTCAATGCGGGGACAAGGCATCCTCAGCTTTCGTCCTGCTACCTGCTCACCGTCTCCGACGATCTGGACGGAATCTTTCAAGTGATCTCCGACAACGCCCGGCTTTCGAAGTGGGCGGGAGGCTTGGGCAATGACTGGACCAATGTCCGGGCCACCGGCTCCTTGATCCGGGGGACCAATGGGCGGAGCCAGGGAGTCATTCCCTTTCTCAAGGTCGCCAACGACACCGCTGTCGCCGTCAATCAGGGAGGGAAGAGGAAGGGCGCCCTCTGCGCCTACCTGGAAACCTGGCACCTCGACATCGAGGACTTCCTCGAGCTGCGGAGGAATACGGGGGACGAGCGGCGCCGGACCCCGGACATGAATACGGCCAACTGGATTCCCGACCTCTTCATGAAGAGAGTCGCCGAAGGAGGGAATTGGACGCTCTTCAGCCCCAGCGACGTCCCGGATCTTCACGATCTCTACGGAAAGGCCTTCGAGCGGCGGTATTGCGAGTATGAGGCGATGGCGGATCGCGGGGAGATTCGCAACTTCCGGCGCGTCGCAGCCGTCGCTCTTTGGAGGAAGATGCTCACGATGCTCTTTGAGACGGGCCATCCGTGGATCACCTTCAAGGATCCGTGCAACATCCGATCTCCCCAGGATCATGTTGGGGTGATTCACAATTCCAATCTCTGCACCGAGATCACGCTGAATACTTCGGCGGACGAAACCGCGGTCTGCAACTTGGGCTCGATCAATCTGGCCGCCCATGTGAAGGACGGCGAACTCGACGAGGATCGGCTGGCCAAAACGATTCGCGTGGCGGTCCGGATGCTCGACAACGTCATCGATATCAATTTCTATCCGACCCCGGCGGCCAGGAACTCCAATCTGCGCCATCGGCCGGTGGGCCTCGGCTTGATGGGCTTCCAGGATGCGCTCTACCGCCTGAAGATCCCCTATGGGAGCCAAGAGGCGGTGGAATTTGCGGATCGGACGATGGAATCCATCGCCTACCATGCGCTTCTCGCATCGTCGGACTTGGCGAAGGAACGAGGAGCCTATGCCACCTTCCGGGGCTCGAAATGGGACCGCGGCCTCTTGCCTATTGATACGCTCTCTCTGCTGGAAGAGGAGCGCGGCGGGTATCTTGAAGTGGACCGAACGGTGCGGAAAGATTGGGAGAAGGTCCGGGCGGCGATTCGGCGGAATGGCTTGAGGAACAGCAATCTGCTCGCGATCGCGCCGACCGCGACGATTTCGAACATCTGCGGGGTCTCCCAATCGATCGAGCCGACCTATAAGAATCTTTTCGTGAAGTCGAACCTCTCCGGGGATTTCACGACGATCAACAGCTATCTCGTCGAGGAGCTGAAGCAGGCGGGGCTGTGGGATCAGGAGATGGTGGACGATCTCAAGTTTTACGACGGGTCGGTTCTGCCTATCGAACGCATTCCCCGAGAGATCAAGGAAAGGTACCTCACGGCCTTCGAGCTCGATCCCTATTGGCTGATCGAGTGTGCCAGCCGGCGCCAGAAGTGGATCGACATGGCGCAGTCGCTCAATCTCTACATCGCCGAGCCCAATGGGAAGAAGCTTTCCGACATGTACCTCCTGGCTTGGCGGAAGGGTCTCAAGACGACCTACTACTTGCGGGCTGTGGCAGCGACCTCCGTGGAAAAATCGACCCTGGATATCAATGCTCGAGGGCTGCAACCACGGTGGATGAAGAGCGTCAGCCCCTCGTCCCGTGTCCGCATCGAGCGGGCGGCGGAGGAGCGCAACGGGAGGGCCTGCTCTCTCGATAATCCCGAATGCGAGAGTTGCCAATGA
- a CDS encoding ribonucleotide-diphosphate reductase subunit beta — MSCCYSSERGREPYDLTRRFNAEEKRLINCRTVDVNQLMPLKYKWAWEHYLNGCANNWLPSEVPMQRDIELWRSDKLSAAERRVIMRNLGFFATGESLVGNNIVLAIFKHITNPEARQYLLRQAFEEAVHTHAFLYIVESLGLDEREVFNMYHEINSIRNKDSFEMALTEDILREGFSTETEAGIRQFLKNLVGFYVIMEGIFFYSGFVMILSFHRQNRMTGIGEQFQYILRDETIHLNFGIDLINGIKEENPEVWTPDFQEEISEMIAQAVELEALYAQDCLPNGILGLNAGLFRDYVQYIGDRRLERIGLKARYGSRNPFPWMSEAMDLLKEKNFFETRVTEYQHGALLQW, encoded by the coding sequence ATGTCCTGCTGCTACTCGTCGGAGAGAGGTCGGGAGCCCTACGACCTCACCAGGAGATTCAACGCGGAGGAAAAGCGGCTGATCAACTGCCGGACGGTGGACGTGAATCAGCTCATGCCCTTGAAATACAAATGGGCCTGGGAGCACTACCTGAACGGGTGCGCAAACAACTGGCTGCCCTCCGAGGTGCCGATGCAGAGGGACATCGAACTCTGGAGGTCCGATAAGCTGAGCGCGGCGGAGAGGCGTGTGATCATGAGAAACCTCGGCTTTTTCGCCACCGGCGAGAGCCTTGTCGGCAACAATATCGTGCTGGCGATCTTCAAGCACATCACCAATCCGGAAGCGCGCCAGTACCTGCTGCGCCAAGCCTTCGAGGAGGCGGTCCATACTCATGCTTTCCTCTACATCGTCGAAAGTCTCGGCCTCGACGAGCGCGAGGTGTTCAACATGTACCACGAGATCAACTCGATCCGGAACAAGGACAGCTTCGAGATGGCCTTGACGGAGGACATCCTGCGCGAAGGCTTTTCGACCGAAACCGAGGCCGGGATTCGGCAATTTCTCAAGAACCTGGTGGGATTTTACGTGATCATGGAGGGAATTTTTTTCTACAGCGGGTTTGTCATGATTCTCTCCTTCCACCGGCAAAATCGAATGACCGGAATCGGCGAGCAGTTTCAGTACATTCTCCGGGACGAGACGATCCACTTGAACTTCGGCATCGACTTGATCAACGGAATCAAGGAGGAAAACCCGGAGGTCTGGACCCCGGATTTTCAAGAGGAAATCAGCGAAATGATCGCGCAGGCGGTCGAGCTCGAGGCGCTCTATGCGCAGGACTGCCTGCCCAACGGGATTCTCGGATTGAACGCCGGCTTGTTTCGTGACTACGTCCAGTATATCGGAGATCGGCGATTGGAGCGGATCGGCTTGAAGGCCCGATACGGTTCGCGCAATCCTTTCCCGTGGATGAGCGAAGCCATGGATCTCCTTAAGGAGAAGAACTTCTTCGAGACCCGCGTCACCGAGTACCAGCACGGAGCGCTGCTTCAGTGGTGA
- the lysA gene encoding diaminopimelate decarboxylase has translation MHRFRYQGDVLFVEEVSTAVLAEKYGTPLYVYSAGTVLDHYDRLVASLRALDPLVCYAVKANSNLALLRLLAARGSGFDLVSGGELYRVLQAGGDPARCTFAGVGKTDREIEEALEAGIYSFIVESREELSAINRAAVRLRKKAPVALRVNPDVGARTHAKIKTGVAESKFGIPAEEIEEVYRELPRFSHLRLRGMQIHIGSQIRDVEPFAEAVGRVIPLVAMARDRFGAEFFDIGGGLGIAYEEALQSGDPGWWESKTGWATPARYAQRLLPLLSPLGLRTIVEPGRLLVGNAGILLTRVLYRKDGPSRKFVIVDAGMNDLIRPALYGSFHQIVPVIRRGGDPIEADVVGPVCESGDRFAESRRMPPVTAGDLLAIFSAGAYGFSMASQYNSRPRPAEVLVEGAKHRLIRRRESYEDLVRGEPGAEEEPGGPQGERTPKESHELANG, from the coding sequence ATGCATCGCTTCCGTTATCAAGGGGACGTTCTTTTCGTAGAGGAGGTCTCGACCGCCGTCCTTGCCGAGAAGTACGGCACTCCGCTCTACGTGTATTCGGCCGGCACGGTTCTCGATCACTACGACCGGCTCGTCGCCTCCCTGCGCGCGCTCGATCCGCTGGTCTGCTACGCGGTCAAGGCCAATTCCAATCTGGCGCTGCTGCGCCTGCTCGCAGCTCGCGGTTCCGGTTTCGACCTAGTCAGCGGCGGAGAACTGTACCGTGTCCTTCAGGCCGGCGGGGATCCCGCCCGGTGCACGTTCGCCGGCGTCGGCAAGACGGACCGGGAGATCGAAGAAGCTTTGGAAGCCGGCATCTACAGCTTTATCGTGGAGAGCCGGGAAGAGCTGAGCGCTATCAATAGGGCGGCCGTGCGCTTGCGGAAGAAGGCCCCGGTCGCTCTGCGGGTCAACCCCGATGTGGGCGCCAGGACTCACGCCAAGATCAAGACCGGGGTGGCGGAGAGCAAGTTCGGCATCCCGGCCGAAGAGATCGAAGAGGTCTATCGGGAACTGCCCCGTTTCTCCCATCTTCGGTTGCGCGGGATGCAAATCCATATCGGCTCGCAGATCCGCGACGTTGAGCCCTTCGCGGAGGCGGTCGGCCGAGTGATTCCCTTGGTGGCGATGGCGCGCGATCGGTTCGGCGCGGAGTTTTTCGACATCGGGGGAGGGCTCGGAATCGCTTACGAGGAGGCGCTGCAGAGCGGAGATCCCGGCTGGTGGGAAAGCAAGACCGGTTGGGCCACCCCCGCCCGCTACGCGCAGCGGCTGCTTCCCTTGCTTAGCCCGCTCGGGCTACGCACCATTGTGGAGCCGGGCAGGCTGCTTGTCGGCAACGCGGGCATTCTCCTCACGAGGGTGCTCTATCGGAAAGATGGGCCGAGCCGAAAGTTTGTGATCGTCGATGCGGGAATGAACGACCTGATCCGCCCGGCCCTGTATGGATCCTTTCACCAGATTGTACCGGTGATCCGGCGCGGGGGGGATCCGATCGAGGCCGACGTTGTGGGGCCCGTTTGCGAGTCGGGCGACCGGTTCGCCGAGTCGCGGCGGATGCCGCCGGTAACGGCGGGCGATCTTCTGGCGATATTCAGCGCGGGAGCATACGGATTCTCCATGGCTTCCCAGTACAACTCGCGGCCGAGGCCGGCCGAGGTTCTCGTGGAAGGGGCGAAGCACCGGCTGATCCGCCGGCGGGAGAGCTATGAAGATTTGGTCCGGGGCGAGCCGGGCGCAGAGGAAGAGCCCGGCGGCCCGCAAGGCGAACGGACACCAAAGGAGAGTCATGAGCTGGCGAATGGATAG
- a CDS encoding isochorismatase family protein, translated as MSWRMDSRKAGIVLVDVQERIIAAVAAAGGILGKIDRLLDIGKLFSIPVHLTELAPQKLGPVSAPILEKLGSGIPRFTRNVLSAGSVLPKELPQFLLLAGMETHAAVRQVAYDLRERGHLVYLLADAVGSRNSLDHQVALDEMRQDRVVVTTLEAAACELGAEAEEPILEKLLPPLL; from the coding sequence ATGAGCTGGCGAATGGATAGCCGGAAGGCGGGAATCGTTTTGGTGGATGTGCAAGAGCGGATCATCGCCGCTGTCGCCGCCGCCGGCGGAATTCTCGGGAAAATCGATCGCCTTCTCGATATCGGGAAACTTTTCTCCATTCCGGTCCACCTCACGGAGCTAGCTCCGCAGAAGCTCGGCCCGGTCTCCGCGCCGATTCTCGAGAAGCTCGGGAGCGGCATCCCCCGCTTCACGCGGAATGTCCTCTCGGCAGGCTCCGTATTGCCGAAAGAATTGCCGCAATTTCTCCTTCTTGCGGGAATGGAAACCCATGCAGCCGTCCGGCAGGTCGCCTACGATCTCCGGGAGCGAGGGCATCTGGTGTATCTGCTGGCGGATGCCGTCGGCTCCCGCAACTCCCTGGATCACCAGGTGGCCCTGGACGAAATGCGACAAGACCGTGTTGTGGTCACGACGCTCGAGGCAGCGGCCTGCGAGCTCGGAGCCGAGGCGGAGGAGCCGATTCTCGAGAAGCTGCTTCCTCCGCTACTGTAG
- a CDS encoding P-II family nitrogen regulator — MPDQPTTSHPLRSLKGFQKVEAVIPRSCLGELREALAQHYRIEGALASRVKRLEKKPEDVERYLGNDYFPDFLARTKIELILPVDQVPAVVQTILRTARIRGRHDRIVLSPVLRVIAIDAPCGMPMPAGSSPARSGEQQAEAVPTLQ; from the coding sequence ATGCCGGATCAGCCGACGACATCCCACCCGCTCCGTTCCCTGAAAGGCTTTCAAAAAGTCGAAGCGGTCATTCCGCGGTCTTGTCTGGGCGAGCTCCGCGAGGCCCTAGCCCAACACTACCGGATCGAAGGAGCCCTGGCTAGTCGGGTAAAACGGCTCGAAAAAAAGCCGGAGGACGTCGAACGTTACTTGGGCAACGACTACTTCCCCGACTTTCTGGCCCGGACTAAGATCGAGTTGATTCTTCCCGTCGACCAAGTCCCCGCGGTGGTGCAGACGATCCTCCGAACAGCCCGGATCCGAGGCCGCCACGACCGGATCGTTCTGAGCCCGGTGCTTCGGGTCATCGCGATCGACGCTCCCTGCGGCATGCCGATGCCGGCGGGCAGCAGCCCGGCCCGTTCCGGGGAGCAGCAAGCGGAGGCGGTCCCCACTCTACAGTAG